From a single Apostichopus japonicus isolate 1M-3 chromosome 12, ASM3797524v1, whole genome shotgun sequence genomic region:
- the LOC139977634 gene encoding uncharacterized protein, with translation MEDPLVRQPSSGTIISHNAHLLLDPQENSENNGSFNRDDNGHDRPASDSSQLSREMDASPIDDEGRNSDESLDEEARYQKELKDRVRRSYADLGMEPEGILLKQEEEITPQDSININENLNYGKIKTAKRNVISNELIEEEQTGDEPPISSQEAGIQDDNVSPQGEYSKESVAVNKSFVKDVTDHQFKKNGINNVSDEYASADEVRNVNSAAGERRGEELSNNYKSDVPPYQSEHVTSPDAARSRLSRQSKIQDQEESEGNNISDGKNVLGLEDRVRDDSESVQTYANVVQDQGLVDHYSEQGHEYANDNSEDRRAAGVYGDGYANDVPEDTANEGEPHPGEDEYLRDSLEEDVPRDYEIGREQELRKGRRVDEEDAFRDSLEDQTQQVIPSRLENGIHGNVNNNAQPGGSPPVGSKSDRTHANIVQDQELVNDSSEQDDEYANDYREDRGAAGVYGDEYANEEDTANQGQSHHFHLDRREPQRSPENNAAHDHARAPPVPPPMPPEPPPPILRGKTPPRGVSSRPATNPFRIGSQQGVHQSLEYLPTHQQNQDALRENDQFQSKAAPAVEEHERPSAQGSQGKIVNLRNNPYHAEFLNHAAKEQPLSIQDLPQPVPPPPATNRRVHPPPPPPPQSQTFQDQNFIPETNQDYPPARQPIQSAEKIFNQTSSDSSSRQLNPSQIPQDPRQELQLSKSPLRVRESPRQGISPSRTPLHLRQQEKSYLDQFRDKQRSSDGNRQGDPSDPGRISQHSNRNVQDRQEGHPNQASGRDLPVRSLQSQKGVRGYGRNSRGSGANEGSNASSQGQPQRNPKEANGSLASLESLRFQGLPRQDSHAKANKEEEKTIKTLPSGEMLHVAYISDDSDDEDMHFVDEMGNPVDTHGNLLTKSPSLKEDQPPKLEYRIKPTPPKQKSSSGQRSPSVVKQASSGGRTVGSGRALVNQTAQVPSAVSIRRQTTIDKAVGESKAPSPDVPAAEEFITKTTAQMEGELSGTLPGPSATSKRPPSSGRRGTSENAQPFGNVTVASLQGQPQYGYPPNMNPGMQMAYQMPHQFVASQVPGQMVLANQPAIISPNASYSFAPQMYAQIQPTVAMSPVQTILQPIMQHPQVYMGGPSQFQPQFMPAQVQAGPNVYGVLQGEVGVSERSGPSQESQVTDKNLDEDEEEEESPQEEEDVPPASEQRRGKHPKGVRGLLADRNKENRPKKTIPKAGKNFIDANKNNVKNLPREKKYKDLYGNVKTKKQPLNRKEPLPNISQDEENSGEERWAYREDANGYREDEEWARRLVEEQRLMAALKRNQSDSNILDRHTGRRQGYDDPRGYGGGTYPPGENWKNADGQPYSYSADRAVTYARMQGPGNKGYKQNVSFKDVSMAPQDGGRSGPRERFAYTHPMPTSRYSPYDILPDISAEENEQLRVSDPNGYLMKLHKQREPPNYKEYTVKDYRALKRDIRLGGLGPDPELVHERQEKAQRQREYAKAIMQQNKKSMKRPEKPWTPPNEKPQGQENSRRGAALRYAKNISRPPLRTPQEELHARIYGTNSRLKDDLQVRDGAKTYMVDEIAKLEELAERHRQEKEEIDRLRSGQAP, from the exons ATGGAAGATCCCTTAGTGAGACAACCTAGTTCAGGGACCATCATATCTCACAACGCTCACTTGCTTTTGGACCCTCAAGAAAATTCAGAAAACAATGGATCATTTAACAGAGACGACAATGGTCATGATCGGCCAGCAAGTGACTCCTCGCAGCTTAGTAGGGAAATGGATGCATCACCTATTGATGATGAAGGGAGGAATTCAGATGAAAGTCTGGACGAGGAGGCTAGATATCAAAAAGAACTTAAAGACAGGGTCAGAAGGTCATATGCAGACCTTGGAATGGAACCAGAAGGAATATTGCTGAAACAGGAGGAAGAGATAACTCCCCAGGACTCGATAAATATAAACGAAAACCTAAATTATGGCAAAATAAAAACTGCTAAAAGGAATGTAATCTCTAATGAGCTCATTGAGGAAGAACAGACAGGTGATGAACCACCGATTTCTTCTCAAGAGGCTGGAATACAAGATGATAATGTTTCTCCTCAGGGTGAATACTCAAAGGAAAGTGTAGCTGTTAACAAGTCTTTTGTCAAAGATGTAACTGATCATCAGTTCAAAAAAAATGGGATTAATAATGTTTCCGATGAATATGCTTCTGCAGATGAGGTACGCAATGTGAATTCTGCAGCAGGGGAGAGAAGGGGGGAGGAATTATCAAACAATTACAAATCAGATGTACCTCCGTACCAGAGTGAACATGTTACATCTCCTGATGCTGCCAGGAGTAGACTTAGTCGCCAAAGTAAAATACAAGACCAGGAGGAATCCGAAGGTAACAATATTTCAGATGGAAAGAATGTTCTAGGTCTTGAAGATCGGGTCAGGGATGACTCAGAGTCCGTTCAAACATATGCAAATGTAGTACAAGATCAAGGACTTGTTGACCATTACTCAGAGCAgggtcatgaatatgcaaatgataACTCAGAGGACAGGAGAGCTGCGGGTGTGTACGGTGATGGATATGCAAATGATGTACCAGAGGACACTGCCAATGAGGGTGAACCTCATCCAGGAGAAGATGAATATTTAAGAGATAGTCTAGAAGAGGATGTGCCAAGAGATTATGAGATAGGTAGAGAACAGGAGTTAAGGAAAGGTCGGAGAGTTGATGAAGAAGATGCCTTCAGGGACAGCTTGGAGGACCAGACACAACAAGTTATACCCTCCAGGCTTGAAAATGGTATCCATGGTAATGTCAATAACAATGCACAGCCTGGTGGGAGTCCACCGGTGGGTAGCAAGTCCGATCGAACACATGCAAACATAGTACAAGATCAAGAACTTGTTAATGATTCCTCAGAGCAGGAtgatgaatatgcaaatgattACAGGGAGGACAGGGGAGCTGCAGGTGTGTATGGtgatgaatatgcaaatgaggagGACACTGCCAATCAAGGACAATCCCATCATTTTCATCTTGACAGGCGGGAGCCTCAAAGATCACCAGAGAATAATGCTGCACATGATCATGCCAGAGCTCCCCCAGTACCTCCACCTATGCCCCCAGAACCACCACCGCCTATTCTCAGGGGGAAGACACCACCAAGAGGGGTTTCTTCTAGACCTGCCACAAACCCATTCAGAATAGGTTCTCAGCAAGGAGTTCACCAGTCCTTGGAGTATTTGCCAACTCATCAACAGAACCAAGATGCTCTGAGAGAAAATGACCAGTTCCAGTCAAAAGCAGCTCCTGCTGTGGAAGAACATGAGAGGCCATCAGCACAAGGATCTCAAGGAAAAATAGTTAATCTAAGAAATAATCCATACCATGCTGAATTTTTAAATCATGCAGCAAAAGAACAACCACTTTCAATACAGGACCTTCCCCAACCTGTCCCACCTCCACCAGCAACAAACAGAAGAGTtcaccctcctcctccacctccacccCAGTCCCAAACTTTTCAAGACCAGAATTTTATTCCTGAGACAAACCAAGATTATCCACCTGCGAGACAACCTATACAAAGTGCTGAGAAAATATTTAATCAAACATCATCTGATTCGAGTTCAAGGCAGTTGAATCCTTCTCAGATACCACAGGATCCCAGACAAGAACTGCAACTGTCTAAGTCTCCATTGCGGGTCAGGGAGTCCCCACGACAAGGGATCAGTCCATCTCGAACACCGCTACACTTGAGACAACAAGAGAAATCTTACCTCGACCAGTTTAGGGATAAACAGAGATCATCGGATGGTAATAGGCAGGGTGATCCATCTGATCCGGGTAGGATCAGCCAAcattcaaacagaaatgttcAAGATAGACAAGAGGGTCACCCCAATCAGGCCTCTGGCAGAGACCTCCCAGTTAGATCCCTTCAATCTCAAAAAGGGGTTCGGGGTTATGGGAGGAACTCAAGGGGGTCAGGTGCAAACGAAGGGAGCAACGCTTCATCTCAAGGTCAACCTCAGAGAAATCCGAAAGAAGCAAATGGTAGTCTAGCATCTTTAGAGAGCCTTCGTTTTCAGGGGCTACCGAGACAGGACAGTCACGCAAAAGCTAACAAGGAGGAGGAGAAAACGATCAAGACATTGCCTTCAGGCGAGATGCTTCATGTGGCATACATTTCTGATGATAGTGACGATGAAGATATGCATTTCGTTGATGAGATGGGAAATCCGGTCGATACTCATGGCAATCTGCTGACAAAAAGTCCGTCACTGAAAGAGGATCAACCACCAAAGTTAGAGTACAGAATTAAGCCTACCCCTCCTAAGCAGAAATCCTCCTCTGGGCAGAGGTCACCATCGGTGGTCAAACAGGCATCGTCGGGAGGCAGGACAGTTGGAAGTGGTAGAGCACTGGTGAATCAGACTGCTCAGGTACCAAGTGCTGTCAGTATTAGGAGGCAAACAACTATCGATAAAGCAGTCGGTGAATCCAAAGCACCCAGTCCTGATGTGCCAGCTGCAGAAGAATTTATCACCAAAACAACTGCTCAGATGGAAGGAGAGTTGAGTGGCACATTACCAGGCCCCTCAGCAACCTCCAAAAGACCACCATCTTCAGGTAGGAGGGGGACATCAGAGAATGCCCAACCATTTGGCAATGTGACTGTAGCCTCACTTCAGGGTCAACCTCAGTATGGATATCCTCCGAATATGAACCCTGGAATGCAGATGGCATATCAAATGCCGCATCAGTTTGTAGCCAGTCAAGTGCCAGGCCAGATGGTACTGGCCAACCAGCCAGCAATAATCTCTCCTAACGCCAGCTACAGTTTCGCTCCTCAAATGTACGCCCAGATACAGCCAACGGTAGCAATGAGTCCAGTCCAGACAATCTTACAACCCATCATGCAACATCCTCAGGTATACATGGGAGGGCCATCTCAATTCCAACCGCAGTTCATGCCAGCCCAAGTTCAAGCAGGACCTAATGTTTATGGTGTACTACAAGGTGAAGTTGGGGTCAGTGAGAGGAGTGGTCCTTCCCAAGAATCTCAAGTAACAGATAAAAATTTAGATgaagatgaggaggaggaagagtCACCCCAGGAGGAAGAAGATGTTCCTCCTGCTTCAGAACAGAGACGAGGCAAACATCCAAAGGGTGTGAGGGGGTTACTAGCGGACAGGAACAAGGAAAACAGACCTAAGAAGACAATACCAAAAGCAGGCAAGAACTTCATAGACGCCAACAAAAACAATGTGAAAAATTTACCCCGAGAGAAAAAATATAAGGATTTGTACGGCAATGTCAAGACCAAAAAACAACCACTAAACCGTAAAGAACCGCTTCCAAACATCTCCCAAGATGAGGAGAACAGCGGGGAGGAACGTTGGGCATATCGAGAGGATGCCAATGGATATCGAGAGGATGAGGAATGGGCCAGGCGGCTGGTCGAAGAACAACGGCTCATGGCAGCTCTGAAACGGAATCAGTCAGATTCTAACATCTTAGACCGTCACACTGGCAGGAGACAAGGTTATGATGACCCGAGGGGTTACGGTGGGGGAACCTATCCACCAGGGGAGAACTGGAAAAATGCAGATGGACAGCCCTACAGTTACTCTGCCGACCGAGCTGTCACATATGCCAGAATGCAAGGTCCAGGGAACAAAGGCTACAAGCAAAATGTATCCTTCAAAGATGTCTCCATGGCGCCACAAGATGGTGGGAGGAGTGGTCCCAGAGAACGGTTCGCCTACACTCATCCAATGCCAACCAGCAGATATAGTCCGTATGATATCCTACCGGATATATCTGCGGAAG AGAATGAACAACTGAGGGTTAGTGATCCTAATGGTTACCTAATGAAGCTGCATAAGCAGAGAGAGCCTCCCAACTATAAGGAATACACAGTGAAGGACTACAGGGCCCTCAAGAGGGATATTAGACTTGGGGGTCTTGGACCGGACCCAGAATTGGTACACGAAAGA CAAGAGAAAGCACAGAGACAGAGGGAATATGCTAAAGCTATCATGCAACAAAATAAGAAGTCAATGAAGAGACCAGAAAAGCCTTGGACCCCGCCCAACGAGAAACCCCAGGGGCAGGAGAATTCCAGACGAGGAGCT gctCTAAGGTATGCCAAAAATATAAGCCGGCCCCCGTTACGTACCCCTCAAGAGGAACTTCATGCAAGGATATACGGGACCAACTCACGACTTAAAGATGACTTGCAGGTCAGGGATGGTGCCAAGACATACATGGTAGATGAGATAGCTAAACTGGAAGAATTAGCAGAGAGACACAGGcaagagaaagaagaaattgaTAGGTTGAGGAGCGGCCAAGCACCTTGA